In a genomic window of Lacrimispora sp. BS-2:
- the rpmI gene encoding 50S ribosomal protein L35 has product MPKLKTSKSAAKRFKVTGTGKLVRNKAYKSHILTKKSTKRKRNLRKDIVTDATNAKVMKKILPYL; this is encoded by the coding sequence ATGCCTAAATTAAAAACAAGCAAATCAGCTGCAAAGCGTTTCAAAGTTACAGGAACAGGAAAGCTTGTAAGAAATAAAGCTTACAAATCTCACATCTTAACTAAGAAATCTACTAAGAGAAAAAGAAACCTTAGAAAAGATATCGTTACCGATGCAACCAATGCAAAAGTAATGAAGAAGATTTTACCATATTTATAG
- the rplT gene encoding 50S ribosomal protein L20, producing the protein MARIKGGMNAKKKHNRVLKMAKGYRGARSKQYRVAKQSVMRALTSSYAGRKERKRQFRQLWIARINAAARINGVSYSVFMHGLKLAGVDLNRKVLADMAVNDAEGFAKLAELAKSKVA; encoded by the coding sequence ATGGCAAGAATTAAAGGCGGTATGAACGCTAAGAAAAAACATAACAGAGTGTTAAAGATGGCTAAAGGCTACAGAGGCGCTCGTTCCAAACAGTATAGAGTAGCAAAGCAGTCAGTTATGAGAGCATTAACAAGCTCCTATGCAGGCAGAAAAGAGAGAAAGAGACAGTTCAGACAGTTATGGATTGCCCGTATCAATGCTGCAGCACGTATCAACGGCGTATCTTACAGTGTATTTATGCACGGCTTAAAGTTAGCTGGAGTTGATTTAAACAGAAAAGTTCTGGCTGACATGGCAGTAAATGATGCAGAAGGCTTCGCTAAATTAGCAGAACTGGCTAAATCCAAAGTGGCTTAA
- a CDS encoding tyrosine-type recombinase/integrase, with protein sequence MIGGTKTEAGINRTIPIHDSVLPFFKRYYNQGNNFLITNLKGKGLSYTNFITNYWKPAAKRMNLNHIPHDTRHTFITLADRFRMNELCIKLIAGHSISDITKGTYTHKTTEELLAEINKIPAKF encoded by the coding sequence ATTATCGGTGGCACGAAAACTGAAGCCGGTATTAACCGGACCATACCCATTCATGATTCGGTTCTCCCTTTCTTCAAACGATATTATAATCAGGGGAACAACTTTCTTATTACAAACCTAAAGGGAAAAGGCTTATCCTATACCAACTTCATAACAAATTACTGGAAGCCAGCAGCTAAGCGTATGAATCTTAATCATATTCCTCATGATACCCGGCATACGTTTATTACTCTTGCAGATAGATTTCGTATGAACGAGCTGTGTATCAAGCTCATTGCAGGCCATTCTATCTCTGATATAACCAAAGGTACATACACCCACAAAACAACGGAAGAACTACTTGCAGAAATTAATAAAATTCCTGCCAAGTTCTAA